A part of Anabas testudineus chromosome 9, fAnaTes1.2, whole genome shotgun sequence genomic DNA contains:
- the tmem119a gene encoding uncharacterized protein tmem119a: protein MKSRLVQLTCVTVLSLLCGVCHSTPLFYNISMDGSGDEAELGLLFPTSFSTRAPVHITAATEPPSLTNTITTTMVRLKDFVLSRVVDFLQENLLIIIVVTSLLIVMVFIICCASAMSHKRKLEAYKPPPNAPRKYVADKTSGPKNSSELQERPYAVDHVKRVQTQSTASPKNLRVPSKALVGERGRDVRSSPRQEARKVREAEEVVEKRREEPKHKEQLRHKEEVQQSSSSSSSSSSISSQPVCTCHLKKAHH, encoded by the coding sequence atgAAGTCCCGGTTGGTTCAGCTCACCTGTGTCACCGTGCTCTCACTGTTGTGCGGTGTGTGTCACTCCACTCCTCTGTTCTACAACATTTCCATGGACGGCAGTGGTGATGAAGCAGAGCTGGGACTTCTTTTCCCAACCTCTTTCTCTACCCGTGCGCCTGTTCACATTACCGCTGCCACTGAACCACCCAGCCTCACcaacaccatcaccaccaccatggTCCGACTGAAGGACTTTGTCTTGAGCCGAGTGGTGGACTTCCTGCAGGAGAATTTGCTCATCATCATTGTAGTGACCTCTCTTCTCATTGTCATGGTCTTCATCATCTGCTGTGCCTCTGCCATGAGTCATAAGCGCAAGCTGGAGGCCTACAAGCCCCCACCTAATGCACCTAGGAAGTATGTGGCAGATAAAACTAGTGGACCCAAGAATTCAAGCGAGCTCCAGGAGAGGCCGTATGCCGTTGACCATGTCAAGAGGGTCCAGACACAGAGCACGGCCTCCCCTAAGAACCTGCGCGTTCCCTCCAAGGCTCtggtgggagagagaggaagagatgtcAGGTCGTCACCTCGTCAGGAGGCCAGAAAGGTcagggaggcagaggaggtggtggaaAAGCGGAGAGAGGAGCCCAAGCACAAAGAGCAGCTGAGGCACAAGGAGGAAGTGCAGCagagctccagctccagctccagctccagctccattTCCAGCCAGCCGGTCTGCACCTGCCATTTGAAGAAGGCCCACCACTAG